Proteins from a single region of Engystomops pustulosus chromosome 5, aEngPut4.maternal, whole genome shotgun sequence:
- the FAM91A1 gene encoding protein FAM91A1, which translates to MNIDVEFHIRQNYPWAKLPANVRQSLGNSQKEYEKQVVLYSIRNQLRYRNNLVKHVKKEERRYYEDLLKYSREHLMLYPYHLSDIMVKGLRITPFSYYIGIMEDIMNSEKSYDSLPNFTAADCLRLLGIGRNQYIDLMNQCRSSKKFFRRKTARDLLPVKPVDITIEAWWVVQAGYITEDDIKICSNAEKRTIDKIIDSGPQLAGSLEHNVVHSLYNKGFIYLDVPISDDSCIAVPPLEGFVMNRLQGDYFETLLYKIFVSIDEHTNVAELANVLEIDLSLVKNAVSMYCRLGFAIKKGQVINPDQLHPSWRNVPSVNRLKTTLDPQKMLLSWESTESKSPVQDLASSATDTDTNSQEDAGETSSVSSLNLTGGHSKRIAFLFDSTLTAFLMMGNLSPNLKSHAVTMFEVGKLSDETLDSFLVELEKVQSTGEGEAQRYFDHALTLRNTILFLRHNKELIALPEQSSAGLPLDLLRCESLLGLDPATCSRVLNKNYSLLVSMAPLTNEIRPISSCTPQHIGPAIPEVSSIWFKLYIYHISGYGPPSLLLSKGTRLRKLPDIFLAYDRLLITSWGHDPGVVPTSNVLVMLNDALTHSAVLIQGHGMHGMGETAHVPFPIDEAELQREFSIHNMGVHKALQVLRERMDLEHFCGYITMLNPSSHHVIHRRLSDTSDGKDHADEAGLALGSEVNGSTESFELVVEEFPVESGQKASEAPALEKDWVPLELCYGIPLFSSELNQTVCRKIAAHGLCGKDSLQHLLHSSRKLSIQVLSFVQSFQESSFAGVHMLETGTSSLLAQQGSTDIGVPLPSKNLIFQDGILSEWNGRARVSAHHVHTP; encoded by the exons TGAAACATGTGAAAAAAGAAGAACGCAGATATTACGAGGATCTCCTGAAATACAGCCGGGAGCATCTGATGCTGTACCCGTACCACCTCTCCGACATCATGGTGAAAGGGCTGCGGATAACCCCCTTCTCCTACTATATTGGGATAATGGAG GACATAATGAATAGCGAAAAAAGTTATGATTCCCTGCCGAACTTCACTGCAGCTGACT gccTAAGACTCCTGGGCATAGGAAGGAACCAGTACATTGACCTGATGAACCAGTGTAGATCTTCTAAG AAATTCTTCAGACGGAAAACAGCTCGGGACTTGCTGCCAGTGAAACCGGTGGATATAACGATAGAGGCCTGGTGGGTAGTGCAGGCCGGGTACATCACGGAGGATGACATCAAG ATTTGCAGCAATGCAGAAAAGAGAACAATCGATAAGATCATTGATTCCGGGCCTCAGCTGGCGGGTTCTCTGGAGCATAACGTAGTCCATA GCCTTTATAATAAAGGATTTATTTATCTGGATGTACCGATCTCGGATGACAGCTGTATAGCAG TTCCTCCGCTCGAAGGTTTTGTGATGAACCGGCTACAAGGAGACTATTTTGAAACATTGCTGTACAAGATATTTGTGTCTATAGATGAGCACACTAATGTGGCGGAG CTTGCAAATGTCTTGGAGATCGACTTATCTTTAGTAAAG AACGCGGTGTCCATGTATTGCCGCTTGGGGTTTGCCATTAAAAAGGGACAAGTGATCAATCCCGATCAGCTGCACCCGTCCTGGAGGAACGTCCCATCTGTCAACAGACTGAA GACTACATTGGATCCACAGAAAATGCTGCTTTCCTGGGAGAGCACAGAAAGTAAGAGCCCTGTGCAAGATCTGGCGTCTTCAGCTACTGACACCGACACTAACAGCCAGGAGGATGCAG GGGAGACGTCCAGCGTGAGCAGCCTGAACCTGACGGGGGGACACTCCAAGCGCATCGCCTTCTTGTTTGATTCCACTCTCACAGCTTTCCTCATGATGGGAAACCTGTCACCG AACCTGAAGAGCCATGCGGTGACCATGTTTGAAGTGGGCAAGTTGTCCGACGAGACATTAGACAGTTTCCTGGTGGAACTAGAAAAG GTACAAAGCACAGGGGAAGGAGAGGCGCAGAGGTACTTTGATCATGCACTCACTTTAAGAaacaccatcctcttcctgcgCCACAACAAGGAACTCATTGCACTTCCCGAACAGTCCTCAGCAG GTTTACCCCTGGATCTGCTGCGATGTGAAAGTCTCCTCGGTCTGGACCCGGCCACCTGCAGTCGGGTTTTGAATAAAAACTACTCGCTTCTCGTATCAATGGCGCCGCTCACCAACGAGATCCGACCCATCAGCAGCTGCACGCCTCAG CACATCGGACCCGCCATACCGGAAGTCAGCTCCATATGGTTTAAACTGTACATATACCATATCTCTGGCTATGGGCCACCATCCCTCCTGCTGTCCAAGGGAACCAGACTCCGCAAGCTACCAGATATATTCCTG GCCTATGACCGCCTATTGATCACCTCCTGGGGACACGATCCCGGTGTGGTCCCTACATCTAATGTCCTGGTGATGCTGAATGATGCGCTCACTCACTCGGCTGTTCTCATTCAG GGTCACGGGATGCACGGGATGGGAGAGACGGCGCACGTTCCTTTCCCCATTGATGAAGCAGAACTACAAAGAG AGTTCTCCATTCACAATATGGGAGTGCACAAAGCGTTACAAGTCTTACGGGAGAGGATGGATCTGGAGCACTTCTGTGGGTACATCACCATGCTGAACCCCAGCAGTCATCACGTCATCCACCGGAGACTGAGCGACACCTCTGATGGGAAAG ATCACGCAGATGAGGCTGGGCTGGCGCTCGGCTCTGAAGTCAATGGCAGCACCGAGTCCTTCGAACTTGTGGTTGAAGAATTTCCAGTGGAATCGGGACAAAAAGCCAGTGAAG CCCCAGCACTGGAGAAGGACTGGGTGCCCCTGGAGCTTTGCTATGGAATCCCACTCTTCAGCTCCGAACTCAACCAGACGGTGTGCAGAAAGATCGCTGCCCATGGACTGTGCGGAAAAGACAG CCTTCAGCATCTCCTTCACTCCAGCCGGAAGCTTTCCATCCAGGTCCTCAGCTTCGTTCAGTCATTCCAG GAAAGCAGTTTTGCGGGCGTACACATGCTGGAGACTGGCACATCGAGCCTGTTGGCACAGCAGGGCTCTACGGACATTGGGGTGCCCCTGCCTTCAAAGAATCTCATATTCCAAGACGGCATCCTCTCCGAGTGGAACGGTCGGGCGCGggtctctgctcaccatgtgcacACCCCCTGA